Within Desulfolithobacter dissulfuricans, the genomic segment CCCAGCCGCGGCCTGACCCTGGTCATGCTGGCGCTTGCCACCTCCATCGATGCCTTTGCCGTGGGGCTGACCCTGGCCCTGCTCTCGGTCACCATCTGGATTCCCGCCCTGGTAATCGGTGTGGTCACCTCAGCCTGGTGCGTGGCCGGGGTGCTCCTGGGGGCCCGTTTCGGCTCGATCTGCGGCCGGAAGGTGGAGGTCCTGGGCGGGGTGATTCTGGTCGGGATCGGGATCAAGATCCTCTTTTCCCATCTCTGCGCATAGATTTATTCGAAAATCACCTCCATGCGCGGTGTCGCCAGGATGGTTTTCATGGCCCGTTGTGGCTGGACAGTGCCGCAATATGATCCAGCCATGCTGGTTTCGTTGCCCCTGGCGATGAAATTTCTTTGCAAAATCATCCTTTTTTTGTATCAATTGTAGTTTTCGGCCCAGCAGAAAATGCGTCAGGCAGTGATCCGTGCCAGCGCAGGTTCAGGCTGGGCTTGACCTGGTAAAAGGGAAAGACATCATGAACAATCATCTGTTGGCACTTAAGGATTTTGACGCCGCCAGGCTGCGGGCGTTCATCGACCGGGCCCTGGTTCTCAAAGAGGAAGCGGCCCGGGGCATACACCATGACCATCTGGCAGGCAAGATCGTCTGCCTGCTCTTTGAAAAACCTTCCACCCGCACCAGGGTCTCCTTCGAGGCGGCCATGTACGGCCTGGGCGGCCAGGTGATCTTCATGTCCGCCGCCGATTCCCAGCTCGGACGGGGCGAGCCCCTCAAGGACACGGCCAGAGTGCTGGCCCGCTACGTTGACGGTCTCGTTGTCCGGACCTTCGGCCAGGAAGTGGTCGAGGAACTGGCCAGGTATTCCGATGTACCGGTGATCAACGCCCTGACCGACAAACACCATCCCTGCCAGATCCTGAGCGATATCATGACGGTGATCGAAAAAAAGGGCGAGCCGGAGAAGTTGAAGATCGCCTGGGTGGGGGATGGCAACAACATGGCCAACTCCTGGATCGAGGCGGCCTCGGTGCTCGGTTTTTCCCTGACCCTGGCCTGCCCGGAAGGGTATGAGCCGGATCAGGAAATCCTGGCCGCGGCCACGGCCCGGGCCTCGCAGCCCATCACCGTGGTCCGTGATCCGGCGGAGGCGGTCCGCGATGCCGATGTGATCAACGTGGATGTCTGGGCCTCCATGGGCCAGGAAGCGGAACAGGACGCCCGGCTGGCGGTCTTTCAGCCATACCAGCTCAACCGTACTCTCCTGGCGCTGGCCGCCGATGACGCCATAGTGCTGCACTGCCTGCCCGCCCATCGGGGCGAGGAGATCACCGAAGAGGTCCTGGAGGGGGAACAGAGCGTGGCCTTTGACCAGGCGGAAAACAAGATGCATATCCACAAGGCCATACTGGAGGCCTTTCTCGCCTGAACCGCTTTTTTCCACTCCGCATCCCGGGCCACGGGCGGACCGGCGGAGGACTCTGTTTAGGCGACAGCATAACAGGCTGTTGAAAAACGTAGCGAGCGAAAATGGGCGCAGTAGTTTTGCAACGGCCTGGTAAACACCAACCTTGGAATCTAAAAAAAAGACATGGCAGTAAACAAGATAGTTTTAGCATATTCCGGCGGCCTGGATACCTCGGTCATCCTCAAGTGGCTGGAAGAGGAATACCAGTGTCCGGTCATCGCCTTTGCCGCCGACGTGGGCCAGCACGAGGACTGGGACGCGGTCCGGGAAAAGGGTCTGGCCACAGGGGCGGAAAAGGTCGTCATCTCGGACCTGCGCGAGGAGTTTGTCCGCGATTACATTTTCCCCGCTTTCAGGGCCAATGCCATCTATGAAGGCTCCTATCTGCTGGGCACCTCCCTGGCCCGGCCGGTGATCGCCAAGGAACAGGTACGGATCGCCGAGGCCGAGGGCGCTGACGCGGTCAGCCACGGGGCCACTGGCAAGGGCAACGACCAGGTCCGGTTCGAGCTCACCTACCTGGCCCTCAATCCCAGGCTGACCATCATCGCCCCCTGGCGGATCTGGGACCTGGATTCCCGCAACAAGCTGCTGGCCTTTGCCGAAAAGCACCATATTCCGGTGCCGGTGACCAAGGAGAAACCCTACAGCTCGGATGAGAACCTGCTTCATATCAGCTTCGAGGGCGGTATTCTGGAGGATCCCTGGAACGAGCCCGAGGAGGACATGTTCAAACTCACTGTTTCGCCGGAAAAGGCACCGGACAAGCCCACCTACGTGGAGATTGAGTTCGAGCAGGGCAACCCGGTGGCCATCGACGGCGAGCGGCTGGGGCCGGTGGAGATGATGACCCGGCTCAACGAGCTCGGCGGGGCCAACGGTATCGGCCGGCTGGACATGGTGGAGAACCGCTTTGTCGGCATGAAGTCCCGCGGCGTGTACGAGACCCCGGGCGGGACCATTCTCCGGGCGGCCCATCGCGACCTGGAGACCATCACCCTGGACCGGGAGGTCATGCACATTCGCGATTCCCTGGTTCCGCGCTATTCCGAGCTGATCTACAACGGGTTCTGGTTCTCCCCGGAGATGCGGCTCCTGCAGGCCACCATGGACGAGGCCCAGAAAACGGTGAACGGCGTGGTCAGGCTCAAGCTCTACAAGGGCAATTGCATGCCTGTTGGCCGCAAGTCGGACAACTCCCTCTACCACGAGGCCTTTGCCACCTTTGAAGAGGACGAGGTCTACAACCAGGCGGATGCGGCCGGCTTCATCAAGCTCAATTCGCTTCGGCTGCAGATCCAGGCCCTGAGCAGGAAGTAACCCCGTTCCGGAGATTTCTGGCCGGCTCATCCGGTAGCCGGACGTAACATGAATATCTCTCCCCCGGCATGCCGGGGGCTTGAAAAAGACAGACATGGCACAGGATAACGGGCAACCAGGCTCGACAGATAAAAATAAGAACAAAAAGCTCTGGGGCGGACGGTTTGCCGGGACCACGGCGGCGTCGGTGGAGGCCTTCACCGAGTCGATCAGCTACGACTGGCGTCTCTATCGCCATGACATCCAGGGTTCCATGGCCCATGCCCGGATGCTGGCCAGGCAGGGACTGATCAGCGAGCAGGAACGGGACGCCATCCTGAAGGGGCTGGCCGAGATCGAGTCCGAGATCGAGCAGGACCGTTTCACCTTCCGGCCGGAGCTTGAAGATATTCACATGAATATCGAGAAGGCCCTGACCGAGAAGGTCGGCGCTGCCGGTGAAAAGCTGCACACGGCCAGGAGCCGCAACGATCAGGTGGCCCTGGATATCCGTCTCTACCTGCGCGACGAGGGCCGGGTTCTGGACGAACTGCTGGCCGGGGTCCAGAAAAGCTTTGTCCGGTTGGCACGCAGGTATCTTGGCGCGGTCATGCCCGGCTACACCCATCTGCAGCGGGCCCAGCCGGTATTGCTCTCCCATCACCTGCTGGCCTACTATGAAATGTTTGGCCGTGACCGCGGCCGGGTGGCCGACTGCGTCCGGCGTCTTGCTGTCATGCCGCTGGGTGCCGCGGCCATGGCCGGAACCGGTCTGCCCATCGACCGGCGTTTCGTAGCCAGGGAGCTCGGTTTTGACGAAATCACCGCCAACTCCATGGATACCTCCGGCGATCGGGATTTTGCCATGGAAATGCTGTTCTGTCTCACCGTGATCCAGCTGCACCTGAGCCGGCTGGCCGAGGAGCTGGTGCTCTGGTCGAGCAAGGAGTTCGAGTTCATTGATATCGGCGACCGCTACTGTACCGGTTCGTCGATCATGCCGCAGAAGAAAAATCCTGACATCCCCGAGCTTATCCGCGGCAAGACCGGCCGGGTGGCCGGGGCCCTGGTGGCGCTGCTGATGACGGTCAAGGGGTTGCCCATGACCTACAACCGGGATCTGCAGGAAGACAAGGAACAGCTCTTCGATGCCCTGGACACGGTCAAGGCCAGTCTGTCGATTACCGCGGAACTGCTCGACAATACCACCTTCCGGACTGACCGGCTGGCGGAAGCCACCCGGGGCGGTTTCATGACCGCCACCGACCTGGCGGATTATTTGGTAAAGAAAAATATGCCGTTTCGCCAGGCCCATGGCGTGGTCGGGCGGATCGTGGCCCACTGCCAGGAGCGGGATGTGGAGATCGACGAGCTGGAGTTGGATGAGCTCAGGCAGTTCTCCGACCTGATCGAAGAGGATGTGTTTGAGGTGCTCTCGGTGGAAGGCTCGGTCAACAGCCGGGTCTCCGAAGGGGGCACGGCCCGGGTGCGGGTGGAAGAGGCCCTGGAAAGGGCTGAGCGGCAACTGGGAATGACGTGATGAATACAACCAGGCGATCAGGCATGGTACTGGGGGCGGTGCTGCTTCTGCTGGCCCTGCTGTCCGGATGCGGTTACAAGACAGATCCGGTACCGCCTGGAAAGGTGATGCCGGAGCCGGTGCGTGATCTGCGCTATCAGCTCAGCGAAAGGGGCGTCACCCTGACCTGGTCCTATCCCACCAGGACCGTCACCGGCGATCGTCTGGAGCAGATTGATTCCTTTGCCATCTATCGAGCCGTGGTACCGGCAAAGGACTATTGCGACACCTGTCCGATTCCCTTTGGCCAGCCCATCCTTGTTCCCGGCGGCACGGTCCCGCCCGAGGGCGGCAGAACCGGTCGCTTCGAGTCCACCCTGCTGCGGCCCGGCCATCTCTATTTTTTCAAGGTCCGCGCCCGCAGCGGCTGGTGGGCCGAGTCCGCCGATTCCAACATCGTGTCCTTTCTCTGGCATATCCCGCTCAAGGCTCCGGCCGGTCTGCGGGCAAGGGCTGAGGACAGCCGTATTGTCCTGGCCTGGCAGCCGGTGGTCTCCCACCTCGACTCCAGCCCGGTCACCGGACCGGTGGAGTACCAGGTATACCGGTCCACCGACGGTGGAACCTTTGAACCCCTGGACGGGCCGGTGCAGGAGACCCGGTTTGTCGATACGGCGGTGGTCAATGGCCGCAAGTATTTCTATCACGTCCAGGCCCTGGAACGGTTTGAACGCGGCATCGTGGGCGGCGGCACCAGTGCAGACGTGGCGGTCAGCCCGGTGGACCGAACTCCGCCTGCCCCGCCGACCGGGGTGCGGGCCATCCGCACCGGCAAGGGTATCAAGGTGTTCTGGGAGCCGGTGCCGGACCGGGATCTCAAGGGCTACCGGGTCTACAGGCGTCTGTCCGGCGACCGGGCCCCGGAGCTGGTGGGCGAGGTCAATGCCCCCTACACCATGTTCATCGACCGAACTCCGCCCCACCGGGGACAGCGGCTGTATTACTCGGTATCAAGTATTGACGGGGCCAGGCCGGCCAATGAGAGCATGAGCTCACCAGAAGTGATGATCAGGAACTGACAAATGCACCATTTTGAATACAGGGACGACACATTATACTGCGAAGACATCGCGGTGCCCCGGATCGCCAGGGCGGTCGGCACCCCTTTCTATCTCTACAGCCATGCCACTCTTGAGCGGCATTTCAAGGCCTTTGACTCGGGATTCGAGGGCTTTCCGCATCTGACCTGTTTCGCGGTCAAGGCCTGCTCCAACATCTCCATCCTCAGGCTGTTCGGTCACCTTGGCGGTGGGGCGGATATTGTCTCGGGCGGCGAACTGTTCCGTTGCCTCAAGGCCGGGATCGATCCGGCCAGGATCATCTATTCCGGCGTGGGAAAGACCAGGGCCGAGATGCGAGAGGCCCTGCTGGCCCGCATCCTGATGTTCAACGTCGAATCGGCCCAGGAGCTGGACCGGCTACAGGAGGTCGCCGCGGAACTGGGCACCAGGGCACCGGTGGCCTTCCGAGTCAACCCGGACGTGGACCCGAAGACCCACGCCTATATCTCCACCGGTCTGGCAAAGAACAAGTTCGGTATCCCGGTGGACGAGGCTCTGGCCGAGTATGAGCGGGCCCGGGACATGGATAACATCGAGATCCTTGGCGTGAGTTGCCATATCGGCTCTCAGCTGACGCAGATTGATCCGTTTATTGAAGCGCTTCGTAAACTCAAGAGGTTTGTCGCCCGGCTGGAAGAGAGGGGAATAGCGATCAGGTATCTTGATCTGGGTGGCGGGGTCGGCATCACTTATGACGATGAGCAGCCCCCCCATCCCCATGACTATGCGGCGGCGGTCCGATCCGAGCTTGGAGATATGGATGTGACTCTGATTCTGGAGCCGGGCCGGGTGATTACCGGCAATGCCGGCATCCTGGTCACCGAGGTCCAGTACACCAAGGTCAATGCCGGCGGAGAGGAGGAGAAGCGGTTTGTTATCGTCGACGCGGCCATGAACGACCTGACCCGACCGAGCCTGTACGGGGCCTATCACGAAATCCAGCCGGTGGTCCGGCGCAATGATGGCGGCGAAGAGGTGGTGGATATAGTCGGGCCCATCTGCGAAACCGGGGACTTCATGGCCCGGGACAGGTGCCTGCCAAGGGTTGCTCAGGGCGATCTGCTGGCGATCATGAGCAGTGGGGCCTATGGCTTTTCCATGGCTTCCAACTACAACTCCCGGCCCCGGGCAGCCGAGGTTATGGTCTGCGGTGACCGGTACCACGTGATCCGGCGGCGGGAGGAGTATGATGATCTGATCGTCGGGGAAATTAATGTGGAGTGCAGCTGATGGAGTATGGAATGGATGGCGGGATGGCCGGGCGGCCTTTGCCCTTTGTCAAGATGAGCGGTACGGGCAATGATTTCATCATCATTGATCACCGCAAACCGCTGATCGAACCCGAGGCCCAGTCCGCCTTTGCCCGGCTGGTCTGCCGCCGCAAATTTTCCGTGGGTGCTGACGGTCTGATCCTGATCGAGGACTCCGAGGTGGCGGATTTCCGCTGGCAGTTCTACAATGCCGACGGGTCCCTGGCCGAGATGTGCGGCAACGGGGCCCGCTGCGCGGCCCGTTATGCGTATATTCACTCCATTGCCCCGGCCCGGATGCGGTTCGAAACCCTGGCCGGAATCATCGAGGCCACGGTGTCGGATATCAATGTGTCGGTGAAGATGACTGAACCGGGACGGGCCATCCTCCACCGGAGCCTGGAGGTGGAGGACGAAAAAATCCTGGTCCACTCCATTGACACCGGAGTGCCGCACGCGGTGGTCTTTGTCGATGATATCGAGTCCATGGACGTCTGCTGGCTTGGTTCGCTCATCCGCCACCATCCCGAGTTCGCCCCGGCCGGGACCAACGTCAACTTCGTCCACCGGGAGGCCGACGGAGCCTTCAAGGTCCGGACCTACGAACGTGGAGTGGAGGACGAGACCATGGCCTGTGGAACCGGGGCTGCGGCCGCAGCACTGGTCAGCGCCATGCTGGGCGAGGCCGAGTCGCCGGTGGAGATTATCACCTCGGGCGGTGACCGACTGACCATTGTTTTCGATCTTCAGAGCGGTAACCAGGCCACAAACGTTTTTCTCAAAGGCCCGGCCCATGTTATATACAAGGGAGAGCTGAGCGCCGAGGCGCTTCTCTAACCTCTTATTTTCCCCCCAGAGTTTTTGATTTTCAGGAGGAAGCAGATGAAAAAGAATATCCAGGGAGCCATTACCGCCATTGTCACCCCCATGCGGGACGGCAAGGTCGATGAACAGGGACTGGCCGACCTTATCGAGTTTCAGATTGAAAGCGGCATCCACGGTATCGTCCCGTGCGGAACCACCGGTGAGTCAGCCACACTGGATTTCGACGAACATAAACGGGTGATCGAGCTTACGGTCAAGACTGTCAACGGCCGGGTACCGGTCATTGCCGGGACCGGGGCCAACAACACCCTGGAGGCCATCGACCTGACCGAGTCGGCCAAGGCCAGCGGTGCCGATGCCGTGCTGTCGGTGGTACCCTATTACAACAAGCCGAGCCAGGAAGGGTTGTACCAGCATTTCAAGGCCATCACCGAGGCGGTGGACATCCCCATGGTGCTCTACAACGTGCCCGGCCGCACGGTGACCAACATGGCCCCGGCCACCGTGGCCCGGCTGGCCGAGTTGCCAAACGTCATCGGCATCAAGGAGGCCTGCGGCAGCCTCAATCAGATATCCGAGGTGATCCGCCTCTGTCCAAAGGACTTCATTGTCCTCTCCGGCGATGATTTCACCGCCATGCCCACGGTCCTGATCGGCGGCAAGGGGGTTATTTCCGTGACCTCCAACGTCATGCCGGCGGCCATGGCCGAGCTCATGGAAGCAGCCCTTGCCGGTGATCTCAGGAAGGCCAATGAGCTCCATTACCATCTCTTTCCGCTCATGGGCGCCATGTTTTGCTACCCGAGTCCGGCGCCGGCGAAAAAGGCCCTGGAGATACTGGGCCGGATCAAGTCCGGTGAGGTCCGCCTGCCCATGACCTCCATGGACGAGGGCTCCATCGAGGTGCTGAAGAAGGCCATGCAGGGCGTGGGCCTGCTGTAGAAAGGGGCGAAAACAGAGGTACAGGCTGCGGGTTGTCTGTGGCGGCACGGGCAACCGGTGGCCTGAAGATTATCAGGTACGAACAAGAGAGACGGTATGACAAAAGTAATCGTTGCCGGAGCAGCCGGCCGCATGGGCCAGCGGATCAGCTACATGGTGACCCGGAACCCGGACCTTGAACTGGCGGCAGCCTTCGAGCACCCCGACAATCCGGCCGTGGGCCGGGATGTGGGCGAGAATGGCGGGTTCGGCACCACCGGGGTTACTATCGAACCCGGCCTGGATGCGGTCATCGACAAGGGTGATGTGATCATCGACTTTACCTTCCACAAGGCCACCATGGGTTTTGCCCGCACGGCGGCCGAGCACGGCCGGGCCATGGTCATCGGCACCACCGGGTTGTCGGCCGAGGACCTGGCCACCCTCAGGGAGCTGGCCGAGGCGCACTTTCCCTGTGTCCAGGCGCCCAACATGGCGGTGGGGGTCAATGTTTTGTTCAAGCTGGTGGAAAAGGCGGCCTCCATCCTGGGTGACGCCTATGACGTGGAGATCGTCGAGGCTCACCACCGGATGAAGAAAGATGCCCCCTCGGGCACGGCCCTGAAGCTCGGAGAAATGGCTGCCGGGGCCCTGGGTCGCGATCTTGCCAAAGTGGGCGTTTTTGAGCGCAACGGCATCATCGGTGAGCGGACCGATGAGGAGATCGGCATTCAGACCATCCGGGCCGGGGATATTGTCGGTGAACATACGGTCTATTTTGCCGGGGCCGGTGAGCGGATCGAGATCACCCACCGGGCCCACAGTCGCGACAACTTCGCCCGCGGTGCGGCCCTGGCCGCCGCCTGGGTGGCCGGCCGGCCCAATGGCATGTACACCATGTTCGATGTCCTGGGTCTCAACGAGTTTTAATCCGTTTTCCCGGCGAGAAAGCCTGCCCACTGCGGCGGGCTTTTTTTGTTGACGGGATCCGTGATGCTGTTATTTCCTTTGTAATTGTACGCTGAGGCAGAGCAGATAATGGATCCAGATATTCTTTTTCCACGGACCCGGGGATGATCACAGCCTGCATAGGACTCGGCTCCAACCTGGGTGATTCCCGGCAGATCCTCCAGGACGCCTGGGACGACCTGGCCTCCCGGGACGGTATCGAGCCGCTGGTCCTGTCCTCGCCTTTTCGGAGCGAGCCGGTGGACATGGAGAGCGAGCACTGGTTTGTCAATGCGGCCGCCCAGATCCGGACGTCGCTGTCCGCCCATGAGCTGCTCCTGCTCCTGCTGGATATCGAGGCCCTCTTCGGGCGCCGGCGGGACGGCTCGGCCGGGCACCAGGATCGTACCCTGGATCTGGATCTCCTACTCTATGGTGATCTGGTCCTCTCCACGGACCGGCTGACCCTGCCCCATCCGCAGATGCATGGCCGCGGTTTTGTCCTGGAGCCCCTGGCCGAGATCGCACCAGGGACAGTCCATCCGCTCCTGGGCCTGGATATCCGCACCCTTTGCGAGCGGTTGCGGTCCAGGCCGGACCAGCCCCTGGTCGAGCGGATTTCCTGGCAAAGGTTGCCGGACCATTGAAAGGGGGAAGGCGGCGCTCTGGACAAAACGAGGCTTTTTCAAGGTAGCCTTTTATGATTTGGCGGCTATAATGATCTTATGTGTGAGAGGATGATACCAGGCACTGAAGAAGCCGGGCCAGGACCCGCCGGTCCGGGAGGATTCTGCCGGAAACCGGGCCCCGGGGAGGGTCTGGCGGTACGAGCCGGGGGGGCGGCCATATGAGTCCGGTACGGCTTGTTATTCTGGCCATCCTTTTCTACATCGGGTATCGCATGCTGCGCGGTCTGGGCAGCTCCGGTTCAGGCCAGGTCGAGGAAGAGAAGAAAGATCGGGCAGGAAAGGAGCCCGGTGTCCAGGACGTGCTGGTGGAGGACCCGGTCTGTCACACCCTGATTCCCAGGCACCAGGCCGTCCGACTGCGGCAGCAGGGCAAAACCTGGTATTTCTGCAGCGAGGATTGCTGCGACAGGTTCATCGAGGGGGGTGAAACACCCCGGGACGATGTATAGGGAAATCAGCCCCAGGGGCGGATAAATTTTCTTTCCAGAACAAAAAAAGCTGGTCCGGCCCCGGCGCGGGGCTGGATATTTGACAAGGAAGTGCGGAGGAACAACGTGAAATTTTTTATAGATACAGCCAATATCGACGAGATCAAAAAAGCCATGGATCTCGGCATGGTGGACGGTGTGACAACCAACCCCTCGCTGGTGGCCAAGGAACAGCGTCCCTTCGAGGAGATTCTCAAGGATATCTGTGAGCTGGTGGACGGGCCCATCAGCGCCGAAGTGATCAGTCTCGATGCCGAAGGCATGGTTGCCGAGGCCCGGGAGCTGGCCCGGCTCAGTGACAACATCGTCATCAAGATCCCGATGATCGAAGAGGGCCTCAAGGCGGTCAAGATTCTGAGCGCCGAAGATATCAAGACCAACGTGACCCTGGTCTTCTCCTCTTCACAGGCCCTGCTGGCTGCCAAGGCGGGAGCCACATATGTCAGTCCCTTTGTTGGCCGGCTCGATGATATTTCCCAGACCGGTATGGACCTGATCAGCGACATTCTGACCATCTTCAGGAATTACGGGTTCACCACCGAGATTATTGTCGCCTCCATCCGCAGCCCGATGCATGTGGTGGAATCGGCCCTGATCGGCGCTGACATCGCCACCATTCCTTACAAGGTCATTGCCCAGCTGGCCAAGCATCCGCTGACCGACATCGGAATGGAGAAATTCCTGGCTGACTGGGAAAAGAGGCAGAAGTAAGGGTGACTTACATTTTTCGATTCTTCGCGCTGAGCAGCTGTTTTCTTACTCTGCTGGCTGCACCGGCCATGGGGGACATCTACGGCTACGTAGATGACAACGGTGTCTGGCACTATACCAATGTGCCGGCAGACAGCCGCTATCGGTTCGTGCAGCGCGAAGAATCGGTGACCCGGCCATCCGTGGCCGTGTCCGGGAAACGGTCCCTGGGCCAGTCAGCCCTGGACAGAATTCAGCCGCGCAAACGTAAGATTACGGTCTCGGGCGGTGAGCTGGAGCGATATATCCGGCGGGCCGCCTTTGAACACCAGGTCGATCCCCATCTGATCAAAGCCATTATCAAGGCAGAGTCCAACTTCGATCCCTATGCGGTGTCCCCCAACGGCGCCCAGGGGCTCATGCAGCTCATGCCGGATACGGCGCGGGAGCTCGAGGTGGAGAATCCCTTTGACGCGGCCCAGAATATTCGGGGCGGCACCCGGTATTTCCGCAAGCTGCTGGATGCCTATCACGGCGACCTGGCGCTGAGCCTGGCAGCCTACAACGCGGGCCCGGGCCGGGTTTCCCGTCACGGGGATGTTCCCCGTATCCCGGAAACCAGGGCCTATGTCCGCAAGGTGATAAAGTTGTACCGGTCCTATCAGAAGGGAGCGGTACTTTCCACGTCCATCAACGTCCGCCGACTGGTAACGGTCAACTGAGCCCGTGAATCAGGTAGTCAATATACCCAATGTTGTTACGGCGCTTCGTTTTTTTCTCTCCGGCGTGCTGGCTGTGATGCTGATGCCGGAGCAGACCCCAGGGCTTGCCTTCTGGTCCTTTCTGGTCTTTATCATCGCCGCCGCCTCGGACTGGGTGGATGGCTTTGTCGCCCGCCGTACCAAGGCGGAAACCGTGCTGGGCAAACTCATGGATCCGCTGGCCGACAAAGTGCTGGTGGCCACGGCACTCATCATGCTCATTCCCCTGGGACGGCTGCCGGCCTGGCTGGCCCTGGTCATTCTCTGCCGGGAAATGATCATCACCGGCCTGCGGGGAATCGCCGCCTCGGCCGGTATCGTGGTCTCGGCCTCCGGCCTTGGCAAGGCCAAGTCGGTGACCCAGTATGTGGGCCTCGCCACCCTGATCTTCCCCGCCGACATGCTGCCCATCCCGGCCCTGCATCAGATCGGGCTGGGTATCCTCTATGTGGCCCTGCTGCTGACCATCTGGTCCGGCGTCGACTATTTCCTCAAGCTGAAAAATATCTTCCTCGCCCCGGCCGAATGAGGGATTACCAGGCCGTTGACCCATGACCACTTTCCGCCCTCTTTGTCGGCTCAGCCGGCTACCAGCATAATACCCATCGCGATCAGGAACCAGTAGATCAGCCGGATGTAGGTATCCCGCCGGATTCTGCCATACACCCGCGAGCCCAGCATGGTGCCGGCGAGCACGCAGGGTGCGGCCACAGCAAAATAACCGAGAACCGTGGAGGTGGTGATGCCGCTTGTCGCATGGACCGTCACCGTCACCACGCCATTGAGGACAAAGAAACCGGTGAGGGTGGCTTTGATCACATCCTTTTTCCAGCTGGTCATGGAGGTATAAATGATGACCGGCGGTCCGCCGGCGCTGAAAGCGGCGCCAATGGCCCCGGTGAGAAAACCGGCCAGGATGGCCCAGAATCGTCCCGGGTTCACTGGCCTGGGCCGCACCAGCAGGTTGTAGGTGGAGTAGGTGATCAGCAGCACTCCGATACCGCTACGGATGACGTCGGAATCCACCTTCTTGAGCAGGGTCACTCCGGCCAGGACACCGGGAATGGAGCCCAGCAGCAGAGGCCGGATCCGGTGCCAGTGGAGATGGTCCCGCAGCTGCCAGCCGAGATAGGAGGTGATGACCATTCCGCTCAGGGTACAGAGCGGTACCGCGGTCTTGACGTCCATCAGCAGGCTGAGCAGGGGGATGGCCACCAGGGCGGAACCAAAGCCGGTCAGCCCCTGGACAAAGCCGGCGGCCAGAAAAACAGTACCTGTAAGAAGGGCGGTTACCATGGAAAGTGGACCTGTGGGCAAAGGGAATATCAGGGGGACACAGGCCGGCCATTCTATCGCAGGTCAGGTGGGGTTGTCAATTGTCCGGGCCAGAGCTGAGCCTTGCCGGCCTTGAATTATCCTTGACAGCAAAAAGCCAGGTGCAGTAAAACGGGACCACGTGCCGGAGTGGTGAAACTGGTAGACGCACCGGACTCAAAATCCGGCGGAGGTAACTCCGTGACGGTTCGACTCCGTCCTCCGGCACCACCAAAAAAATCAGGCTTTATCCCGGTAATAGCGGGGTAAAGCCTTTTTTGTTGTCTTCCCTGTTCAGGCAAATTGTCCCAATCGTCCGCTGGCGCCGGCACCAACGCTGAGCCTGATAATT encodes:
- the dapF gene encoding diaminopimelate epimerase, whose amino-acid sequence is MEYGMDGGMAGRPLPFVKMSGTGNDFIIIDHRKPLIEPEAQSAFARLVCRRKFSVGADGLILIEDSEVADFRWQFYNADGSLAEMCGNGARCAARYAYIHSIAPARMRFETLAGIIEATVSDINVSVKMTEPGRAILHRSLEVEDEKILVHSIDTGVPHAVVFVDDIESMDVCWLGSLIRHHPEFAPAGTNVNFVHREADGAFKVRTYERGVEDETMACGTGAAAAALVSAMLGEAESPVEIITSGGDRLTIVFDLQSGNQATNVFLKGPAHVIYKGELSAEALL
- the dapA gene encoding 4-hydroxy-tetrahydrodipicolinate synthase — protein: MKKNIQGAITAIVTPMRDGKVDEQGLADLIEFQIESGIHGIVPCGTTGESATLDFDEHKRVIELTVKTVNGRVPVIAGTGANNTLEAIDLTESAKASGADAVLSVVPYYNKPSQEGLYQHFKAITEAVDIPMVLYNVPGRTVTNMAPATVARLAELPNVIGIKEACGSLNQISEVIRLCPKDFIVLSGDDFTAMPTVLIGGKGVISVTSNVMPAAMAELMEAALAGDLRKANELHYHLFPLMGAMFCYPSPAPAKKALEILGRIKSGEVRLPMTSMDEGSIEVLKKAMQGVGLL
- the dapB gene encoding 4-hydroxy-tetrahydrodipicolinate reductase, translated to MTKVIVAGAAGRMGQRISYMVTRNPDLELAAAFEHPDNPAVGRDVGENGGFGTTGVTIEPGLDAVIDKGDVIIDFTFHKATMGFARTAAEHGRAMVIGTTGLSAEDLATLRELAEAHFPCVQAPNMAVGVNVLFKLVEKAASILGDAYDVEIVEAHHRMKKDAPSGTALKLGEMAAGALGRDLAKVGVFERNGIIGERTDEEIGIQTIRAGDIVGEHTVYFAGAGERIEITHRAHSRDNFARGAALAAAWVAGRPNGMYTMFDVLGLNEF
- the folK gene encoding 2-amino-4-hydroxy-6-hydroxymethyldihydropteridine diphosphokinase gives rise to the protein MITACIGLGSNLGDSRQILQDAWDDLASRDGIEPLVLSSPFRSEPVDMESEHWFVNAAAQIRTSLSAHELLLLLLDIEALFGRRRDGSAGHQDRTLDLDLLLYGDLVLSTDRLTLPHPQMHGRGFVLEPLAEIAPGTVHPLLGLDIRTLCERLRSRPDQPLVERISWQRLPDH
- a CDS encoding YHS domain-containing protein; the encoded protein is MSPVRLVILAILFYIGYRMLRGLGSSGSGQVEEEKKDRAGKEPGVQDVLVEDPVCHTLIPRHQAVRLRQQGKTWYFCSEDCCDRFIEGGETPRDDV
- the fsa gene encoding fructose-6-phosphate aldolase, with protein sequence MKFFIDTANIDEIKKAMDLGMVDGVTTNPSLVAKEQRPFEEILKDICELVDGPISAEVISLDAEGMVAEARELARLSDNIVIKIPMIEEGLKAVKILSAEDIKTNVTLVFSSSQALLAAKAGATYVSPFVGRLDDISQTGMDLISDILTIFRNYGFTTEIIVASIRSPMHVVESALIGADIATIPYKVIAQLAKHPLTDIGMEKFLADWEKRQK
- a CDS encoding lytic transglycosylase domain-containing protein encodes the protein MTYIFRFFALSSCFLTLLAAPAMGDIYGYVDDNGVWHYTNVPADSRYRFVQREESVTRPSVAVSGKRSLGQSALDRIQPRKRKITVSGGELERYIRRAAFEHQVDPHLIKAIIKAESNFDPYAVSPNGAQGLMQLMPDTARELEVENPFDAAQNIRGGTRYFRKLLDAYHGDLALSLAAYNAGPGRVSRHGDVPRIPETRAYVRKVIKLYRSYQKGAVLSTSINVRRLVTVN
- the pgsA gene encoding CDP-diacylglycerol--glycerol-3-phosphate 3-phosphatidyltransferase, which encodes MNQVVNIPNVVTALRFFLSGVLAVMLMPEQTPGLAFWSFLVFIIAAASDWVDGFVARRTKAETVLGKLMDPLADKVLVATALIMLIPLGRLPAWLALVILCREMIITGLRGIAASAGIVVSASGLGKAKSVTQYVGLATLIFPADMLPIPALHQIGLGILYVALLLTIWSGVDYFLKLKNIFLAPAE